From Chelonia mydas isolate rCheMyd1 chromosome 22, rCheMyd1.pri.v2, whole genome shotgun sequence, the proteins below share one genomic window:
- the ACAD8 gene encoding isobutyryl-CoA dehydrogenase, mitochondrial isoform X1: MVGGRGTTAPTIPRPPSAVLSGRCSPALRPEPGILCGLPSAADYDSRGAAQGRRPGTGRRRAWLGEAAAASTGLTEEQKEFQKVAFDFAAKEMAPHMAEWDEKEIFPVETVRKAAQLGFGGIYVKPDVGGSGLSRLDTSIIFEALSTGCTSTTAYLSIHNMCAWMIDTFGSEEQRHKFCPSLCSMEKLASYCLTEPGSGSDAASLITSAKRKGDTYVLNGSKAFISGGGDTDVYVVMCRTGGSGPKGISCLVLEKGTPGLSFGKKERKVGWNSQPTRAVIFEDCAVPVANRLGAEGQGFGIAMKGLNGGRINIASCSLGAAHASVLLTQDHLTIRKQFGEPLASNQYLRFRLAEMATRLVAARLMVRNAAQALQEEREDAIALCAMAKLFATDECFTICNQALQMHGGYGYLKDYAVQQFMRDIRVHQILEGTNEVMRMIVARNLLQE, translated from the exons atggtggggggaagggggactaCAGCTCCCACAATTCCTCGGCCTCCCAGCGCGGTGCTTTCTGGGCGCTGTAGTCCCGCGCTCCGTCCTGAGCCGGGGATCCTGTGCGGGCTGCCCTCCGCGGCGGACTACGACTCCCGCGGTGCGGCGCAGGGCAGGCGCCCCGGCACAGGACGGCGGCGGGCATGGCTTGGAGAGGCTGCAGCAG CATCCACGGGCCTGACCGAGGAGCAGAAGGAGTTCCAAAAGGTCGCCTTTGACTTTGCTGCCAAGGAGATGGCCCCTCACATGGCAGAATGGGATGAAAAG GAAATATTCCCCGTGGAGACAGTGCGGAAGGCAGCCCAGCTGGGGTTCGGCGGGATCTATGTGAAACCAGATGTAGGTGGCTCGGGACTGTCACGTCTTGATACCTCCATCATCTTTGAGGCTTTGTCGACAGGATGTACCAGCACCACTGCCTACTTGAGCATCCATAA CATGTGTGCTTGGATGATTGACACCTTTGGAAGCGAGGAACAGAGACACAAGTTTTGCCCATCCCTCTGTAGCATGGAGAAGTTAGCCTCTTACTGCCTGACCGAGCCGG GAAGTGGAAGTGATGCAGCTTCCCTGATAACCTCAGCCAAGAGGAAAGGCGACACCTACGTCCTTAATGGTTCCAAG GCCTTCATCAGTGGCGGTGGCGACACAGATGTGTACGTGGTCATGTGTCGCACAGGAGGGTCTGGCCCCAAGGGCATCTCCTGCCTGGTGCTGGAGAAAGGAACTCCAGGGCTCAGCTTTGgcaaaaaagagaggaag GTGGGCTGGAACTCCCAGCCGACTCGGGCCGTGATCTTCGAGGACTGTGCTGTTCCTGTGGCCAACCGGCTtggcgcagaggggcagggcttcggCATCGCCATGAAGGGCCTGAATGGAGGGAGGATCAATATTG CTTCTTGTTCTCTAGGAGCTGCTCATGCCTCTGTCCTCCTGACCCAGGACCATCTCACCATCCGCAAGCAGTTTGGGGAACCCTTGGCCAGTAACCAG TACCTCCGGTTCAGACTGGCTGAGATGGCAACGCGCCTGGTGGCGGCAAGGCTCATGGTACGGAATGCGGCGCAGGCGCTGCAGGAGGAGCGGGAGGACGCCATTGCCCTGTGCGCCATGGCCAAACTCTTTGCCACTGATGAGTGCTTCACA ATCTGCAACCAGGCCCTACAGATGCATGGGGGCTATGGCTACCTGAAGGACTATGCTGTGCAGCAGTTCATGAGAGACATCAGAGTCCACCAGATCTTGGAAG GTACCAACGAGGTGATGAGGATGATTGTGGCCAGGAATCTGTTACAGGAGTGA
- the ACAD8 gene encoding isobutyryl-CoA dehydrogenase, mitochondrial isoform X2, giving the protein MAWRGCSRLGAQLRRSPGWLQGLGRRRIVSCIDPSTGLTEEQKEFQKVAFDFAAKEMAPHMAEWDEKEIFPVETVRKAAQLGFGGIYVKPDVGGSGLSRLDTSIIFEALSTGCTSTTAYLSIHNMCAWMIDTFGSEEQRHKFCPSLCSMEKLASYCLTEPGSGSDAASLITSAKRKGDTYVLNGSKAFISGGGDTDVYVVMCRTGGSGPKGISCLVLEKGTPGLSFGKKERKVGWNSQPTRAVIFEDCAVPVANRLGAEGQGFGIAMKGLNGGRINIASCSLGAAHASVLLTQDHLTIRKQFGEPLASNQYLRFRLAEMATRLVAARLMVRNAAQALQEEREDAIALCAMAKLFATDECFTICNQALQMHGGYGYLKDYAVQQFMRDIRVHQILEGTNEVMRMIVARNLLQE; this is encoded by the exons ATGGCTTGGAGAGGCTGCAGCAGGTTAGGGGCCCAGCTGCGGAGGAGCCCCGGCTGGCTTcaggggttggggcgcaggaggatCGTCTCCTGCATTGACC CATCCACGGGCCTGACCGAGGAGCAGAAGGAGTTCCAAAAGGTCGCCTTTGACTTTGCTGCCAAGGAGATGGCCCCTCACATGGCAGAATGGGATGAAAAG GAAATATTCCCCGTGGAGACAGTGCGGAAGGCAGCCCAGCTGGGGTTCGGCGGGATCTATGTGAAACCAGATGTAGGTGGCTCGGGACTGTCACGTCTTGATACCTCCATCATCTTTGAGGCTTTGTCGACAGGATGTACCAGCACCACTGCCTACTTGAGCATCCATAA CATGTGTGCTTGGATGATTGACACCTTTGGAAGCGAGGAACAGAGACACAAGTTTTGCCCATCCCTCTGTAGCATGGAGAAGTTAGCCTCTTACTGCCTGACCGAGCCGG GAAGTGGAAGTGATGCAGCTTCCCTGATAACCTCAGCCAAGAGGAAAGGCGACACCTACGTCCTTAATGGTTCCAAG GCCTTCATCAGTGGCGGTGGCGACACAGATGTGTACGTGGTCATGTGTCGCACAGGAGGGTCTGGCCCCAAGGGCATCTCCTGCCTGGTGCTGGAGAAAGGAACTCCAGGGCTCAGCTTTGgcaaaaaagagaggaag GTGGGCTGGAACTCCCAGCCGACTCGGGCCGTGATCTTCGAGGACTGTGCTGTTCCTGTGGCCAACCGGCTtggcgcagaggggcagggcttcggCATCGCCATGAAGGGCCTGAATGGAGGGAGGATCAATATTG CTTCTTGTTCTCTAGGAGCTGCTCATGCCTCTGTCCTCCTGACCCAGGACCATCTCACCATCCGCAAGCAGTTTGGGGAACCCTTGGCCAGTAACCAG TACCTCCGGTTCAGACTGGCTGAGATGGCAACGCGCCTGGTGGCGGCAAGGCTCATGGTACGGAATGCGGCGCAGGCGCTGCAGGAGGAGCGGGAGGACGCCATTGCCCTGTGCGCCATGGCCAAACTCTTTGCCACTGATGAGTGCTTCACA ATCTGCAACCAGGCCCTACAGATGCATGGGGGCTATGGCTACCTGAAGGACTATGCTGTGCAGCAGTTCATGAGAGACATCAGAGTCCACCAGATCTTGGAAG GTACCAACGAGGTGATGAGGATGATTGTGGCCAGGAATCTGTTACAGGAGTGA
- the VPS26B gene encoding vacuolar protein sorting-associated protein 26B encodes MSFFGFGQSAELELVLSDAESRRRAEHKTEEGKKEKYFLFYDGETVSGRVTLTLKHPNKRLEHQGIKVEFIGQIELYYDRGNHHEFVSLVKDLARPGEFTQSQTFDFEFTHVEKPYESYTGQNVKLRYFLRATVSRRLNDVVKEMDIVVHTLSTYPELNSSIKMEVGIEDCLHIEFEYNKSKYHLKDVIVGKIYFLLVRIKIKHMEIDIIKRETTGTGPNVYHENDTIAKYEIMDGAPVRGESIPIRLFLAGYELTPTMRDINKKFSVRYYLNLVLIDEEERRYFKQQEVVLWRKGDIVRKSMSHQAAIASQRFEGTSSHAEATTPTQPAENNSRQ; translated from the exons ATGAGCTTCTTTGGGTTTGGGCAGAGTGCAGAGTTGGAGCTGGTGCTGAGCGATGCGGAGAGCAGGCGCAGGGCTGAGCACAAGACTGAAGAGGGCAAGAaggagaaatatttccttttctacGATGGAGAGACAGTATCAGGTCGGGTCACCCTCACCCTCAAGCACCCAAACAAGCGGCTGGAGCACCAAGGTATCAAGGTGGAGTTCATTGGACAAATTG AGCTCTACTATGACCGGGGAAACCACCATGAATTTGTCTCTCTAGTGAAGGACCTGGCCCGTCCTGGTGAGTTCACCCAGTCACAGACATTCGACTTTGAATTCACGCATGTGGAAAAACCGTACGAGTCCTACACGGGGCAGAATGTGAAGTTACG GTATTTCCTCCGAGCGACCGTCAGCCGCAGATTAAATGATGTGGTGAAGGAGATGGACATTGTCGTGCACACACTCAGCACCTACCCAGAGCTCAATTCCTCTATCAAAATGGAGGTGGGAATTGAGGATTGCCTGCACATCGAGTTTGAGTATAACAAATCCAA GTACCACTTAAAAGATGTGATTGTTGGAAAAATCTACTTCCTGTTGGTGCGGATCAAGATCAAACACATGGAGATAGATATCATCAAGAGAGAGACAACAGGGACCGGCCCCAATGTTTACCACGAGAATGACACAATAGCTAAATATGAGATCATGGATGGGGCACCTGTTAGAg GGGAGTCCATTCCAATCCGACTCTTCCTGGCGGGCTATGAGCTGACGCCCACTATGAGGGACATCAATAAGAAGTTCTCGGTGCGTTATTACCTCAACCTGGTGCTGATCGATGAAGAAGAAAGGCGCTATTTCAAACAGCAG GAAGTGGTGCTATGGCGGAAAGGAGACATTGTGAGGAAGAGCATGTCCCACCAGGCAGCCATTGCCTCTCAGCGGTTTGAGGGGACATCCTCCCATGCTGAGGCCACGACCCCCACCCAGCCTGCAGAAAACAACAGCCGGCAGTGA
- the THYN1 gene encoding thymocyte nuclear protein 1 gives MSLQGKKRSRATLADKERPAAKFAKGKIQEEEELMMPAAKERSSKPVGSSTGKATKKTACPSAQGSKQAYSHWLMKSEPESRFEKGADVKFGIEDLKAQPNQTACWDGVRNYQARNFMRDMKVGQEAFFYHSNCKEPGIAGIIKIVKEAYPDHTQFDKKDPHYDSSSTKENPKWSMVDVQFVRMTKRFIPLSELKAHYQAHRASGGPLKDMTLFTRQRLSVQPLTDEEFEFVLSLEEKPS, from the exons ATGTCTCTGCAAGGCAAAAAGAGAAGCAGAGCAACATTGGCAG ataaagagaGGCCTGCTGCTAAATTTGCCAAAGGTAAGAttcaggaggaggaagaactCATGATGCCTGCAGCTAAGGAGAGGAGTTCAAAGCCCGTGGGGAGCAGCACAGGAAAGGCTACCAAGAAGACGGCCTGCCCTAGTGCACAGGGAAGCAAGCAAGCGTACAGCCACTGGCTGATGAAATCAGAGCCGGAGAGCAGGTTTGAGAAGGGAGCGGATGTGAAA TTCGGCATTGAAGACTTAAAGGCTCAACCCAATCAGACAGCATGCTGGGATGGAGTCAGGAATTACCAG GCACGGAATTTCATGAGAGACATGAAAGTTGGGCAAGAAGCATTTTTCTATCACAGTAACTGCAAAGAGCCTGGGATTGCTGGAATTATCAAG ATTGTGAAGGAGGCTTACCCAGACCACACTCAATTTGACAAGAAGGACCCTCACTACGATTCCTCCAGTACCAAGGAGAACCCTAAGTGGTCCATG GTGGACGTCCAATTTGTGCGGATGACTAAGCGCTTCATCCCCCTGTCCGAGCTGAAGGCTCACTACCAGGCGCACAGAGCTTCGGGAGGCCCGCTGAAGGACATGACGCTGTTCACCAGGCAGAGGCTCTCTGTCCAACCCCTGACAGACG AGGAATTTGAATTCGTCTTGAGCCTTGAAGAGAAACCAAGTTAG